One window of Perca fluviatilis chromosome 12, GENO_Pfluv_1.0, whole genome shotgun sequence genomic DNA carries:
- the LOC120570152 gene encoding interferon-induced protein 44-like yields MGSNSSNTAGNIVGSTINAPVNVNGSRHVITLRAARSNSSIPPSHNLSKPWRKISWGDNARDLQYVKDYKPGNKDIKHVRILLYGPDGAGTSSFINSVCSVIQGRVTTPALTSVNSFERIYETFKIRKEGNPETFCHFIFNDVMDLKDGDGICADDIKLTLKGHVKEGYQFKPSSPLSPGDPGYNPRPSADDKVHVLVCVLSADSAGITDSVLKKMVDIREAASELGIPQMAIGTNIDLAFPETERDLKNVYKSQQLKQKVKDFSAAVGVPENYIFPVKNYSDEIEINDDVNTLILSALRQMINLGDNFIEKLI; encoded by the exons ATGGGGAGCAACTCTAGTAACACAGCTGGTAACATTGTTGGCAGCACCATTAATGCACCAGTCAATGTTAATGGGTCTCGACATGTTA TAACGTTGAGGGCTGCGCGTTCAAACA GCTCGATCCCGCCTTCTCACA ATTTGAGTAAACCATGGAGGAAAATATCTTGGGG AGACAATGCGAGAGATCTCCAGTATGTGAAGGATTATAAGCCTGGAAACAAGGACATCAAACATGTCCGAATCCTTCTGTATGGACCCGATGGGGCTGGAACGTCCAgcttcatcaactctgtctgCAGTGTCATACAAGGCAGAGTGACTACTCCAGCTTTGACCTCTGTCAACAGTTTCGAAAGAATA TATGAAAcgtttaaaatcagaaaagaaggaaacccAGAGACATTCTGTCATTTCATCTTCAATGATGTCATGGATCTGAAGGATGGAGATGGAATCTGTGCTGACGACATCAAACTGACCCTGAAAGGACATGTGAAGGAGGGTTACCAG TTCAAGCCTTCATCTCCACTGTCTCCTGGGGATCCAGGCTACAACCCCCGTCCCTCTGCAGACGACAAAGTCCATGTTCTGGTTTGTGTGCTTTCTGCTGACTCAGCAGGAATTACAGACTCAGTTCTGAAGAAGATGGTGGACATCAGAGAGGCAGCCAGTGAGCTGG gGATTCCCCAAATGGCAATAGGCACCAACATTGATTTAGCCTTTCCTGAAACTGAAAGGGATCTGAAGAATGTGTACAAGAGCCAGCAGCTGAAGCAAAAG GTGAAAGACTTCAGCGCAGCAGTGGGAGTCCCAGAGAACTACATCTTTCCTGTGAAGAACTACAGTGATGAAATCGAGATCAATGATGATGTCAACACTCTGATCCTGAGTGCACTGAGACAAATGATCAACCTTGGAGACAACTTCATTGAGAAattaatctaa
- the LOC120570151 gene encoding interferon-induced protein 44-like yields MGNDASNTAGNIVGSTINAPVNVNGSRHVITLRAARSNMSMPPSRTVSEPWRKMSWGDNARDLQYVKEYKPGNKDIKHVRILLYGPDGAGKSSFINSVSSVIQGRGTTPALTSDKSCNGTYETFKIRKEEGKPETSCHFVFNDVMDLKDGDGICADDIKLTLKGHVKEGYQFKPSSPLSPGDPGYNPRPSADDQVHVLVCVLSADSAEITDSVLKKMADIREAASELGIPQMAIGTHIDSACPETEKDLKNVYKSQQLKQKVKDFSAAVGVPENYIFPVKNYSNETHINDDVNTLILSALRQMINLGDNFSEKLI; encoded by the exons ATGGGGAACGACGCTAGTAACACAGCTGGTAACATTGTTGGCAGCACCATTAATGCACCAGTCAATGTTAATGGGTCTCGACATGTTA TAACGTTGAGGGCTGCGCGTTCAAACA TGTCGATGCCACCTTCTCGAA CTGTAAGTGAACCATGGAGGAAAATGTCTTGGGG AGACAATGCGAGAGATCTCCAGTATGTGAAGGAGTATAAGCCTGGAAACAAGGACATCAAACATGTCCGAATCCTTCTGTATGGACCTGACGGAGCTGGAAAGTCCAGCTTCATCAACTCTGTCAGCAGCGTCATACAAGGCAGAGGGACTACTCCTGCTTTGACCTCTGACAAAAGTTGCAATGGAACA TATGAAACGTTTAAAATCAGAAAGGAAGAAGGTAAACCAGAGACATCCTGTCATTTCGTCTTCAATGACGTCATGGATCTGAAGGATGGAGATGGAATCTGTGCTGACGACATCAAACTGACCCTGAAAGGACATGTGAAGGAGGGTTACCAG TTCAAGCCTTCATCTCCACTGTCTCCTGGGGATCCAGGCTACAACCCCCGTCCCTCTGCAGACGACCAAGTCCATGTTCTGGTTTGTGTGCTTTCTGCTGACTCAGCAGAAATTACAGACTCAGTTCTGAAGAAGATGGCCGACATCAGAGAGGCAGCCAGTGAGCTGG gGATTCCCCAAATGGCAATAGGCACCCACATTGATTCAGCCTGTCCTGAAACTGAAAAGGATCTGAAGAATGTGTACAAGAGCCAGCAGCTGAAGCAAAAG GTGAAAGACTTCAGCGCAGCAGTGGGAGTCCCAGAGAACTACATCTTTCCTGTGAAGAACTACAGTAATGAAACCCACATCAATGATGATGTCAACACTCTGATCCTGAGTGCACTGAGACAAATGATCAACCTTGGAGACAACTTCAGTGAGAAATTAATCTAA